A DNA window from Malus domestica cultivar Red Delicious-ww chloroplast, complete genome contains the following coding sequences:
- the petA gene encoding cytochrome f yields the protein MQTKNTFSWIKKEITRSISVSLMIYILTQAPLSNAYPIFAQQGYENPREATGRIVCANCHLANKPVDIEVPQAVLPDTVFEAVVRIPYDLQLKQVLANGKKGALNVGAVLILPEGFELAPPDRISPEIKEKIGNLSFQSYRPTKKNILVIGPVPGQKYSEITFPILSPDPATKKDVHFLKYPIYVGGNRGRGQIYPDGSKSNNNVYNATAAGIVSKIIRKEKGGYEITIADASDGRQVVDIIPPGPELLVSEGESIKLDQPLTSNPNVGGFGQGDAEIVLQDPLRVQGLLLFLASVILAQIFLVLKKKQFEKVQLSEMNF from the coding sequence ATGCAAACTAAAAATACCTTTTCTTGGATAAAGAAAGAGATTACTCGATCCATTTCCGTATCGCTCATGATATATATACTAACCCAGGCACCCCTTTCAAATGCATATCCCATTTTTGCACAGCAGGGTTATGAAAATCCACGAGAAGCGACTGGCCGTATTGTATGTGCCAATTGCCATTTAGCTAATAAACCCGTGGATATCGAGGTTCCACAAGCGGTACTTCCTGATACTGTATTTGAAGCAGTTGTTCGAATTCCTTATGATCTGCAACTGAAACAAGTTCTTGCTAATGGTAAAAAAGGAGCTTTGAATGTCGGGGCTGTTCTTATTTTACCCGAGGGGTTTGAATTAGCCCCTCCCGATCGTATTTCGCCCGAGATTAAAGAAAAGATAGGAAATCTGTCTTTTCAGAGCTATCGTCCCACTAAAAAAAATATTCTTGTGATAGGTCCGGTTCCTGGTCAGAAATATAGTGAAATCACCTTTCCTATTCTTTCCCCGGACCCCGCTACTAAGAAAGATGTGCACTTCTTAAAATATCCCATATATGTAGGCGGGAACAGGGGAAGGGGTCAGATTTATCCCGACGGGAGCAAGAGTAACAATAATGTTTATAATGCTACAGCAGCAGGTATAGTAAGCAAAATAATACGAAAAGAAAAAGGGGGGTACGAAATAACCATAGCGGATGCATCGGATGGACGTCAAGTGGTTGATATTATCCCTCCAGGACCGGAACTTCTTGTTTCAGAGGGCGAATCCATCAAACTTGATCAACCATTAACGAGTAATCCTAATGTGGGTGGATTTGGTCAGGGAGATGCGGAAATAGTACTTCAAGATCCATTACGTGTCCAAGGTCTTTTGCTCTTCTTGGCATCTGTTATTTTGGCACAAATCTTTTTGGTTCTTAAAAAGAAACAGTTTGAGAAGGTTCAATTGTCCGAAATGAATTTCTAG
- the psbJ gene encoding photosystem II subunit J, translating to MADTTGRIPLWIIGTVAGILVIGLIGIFFYGSYSGLGSSL from the coding sequence ATGGCCGATACTACTGGAAGGATTCCTCTTTGGATAATAGGTACTGTAGCCGGTATTCTTGTGATCGGTTTAATCGGTATTTTCTTTTATGGTTCATATTCCGGATTAGGTTCATCCCTGTAA
- the psbL gene encoding photosystem II subunit L has protein sequence MTQSNPNEQSVELNRTSLYWGLLLIFVLAVLFSNYFFN, from the coding sequence CTACGACACAATCAAACCCGAACGAACAAAGTGTTGAATTGAATCGTACCAGTCTCTACTGGGGGTTATTACTCATTTTTGTACTTGCTGTTTTATTTTCCAATTATTTCTTTAATTAA
- the psbF gene encoding cytochrome b559 subunit beta, whose protein sequence is MTIDRTYPIFTVRWLAVHGLAVPTVSFLGSISAMQFIQR, encoded by the coding sequence ATGACTATAGATAGAACCTATCCAATTTTTACAGTGCGATGGTTAGCTGTTCACGGACTAGCTGTACCTACCGTTTCTTTTTTAGGGTCAATATCAGCAATGCAGTTCATCCAACGATAA